The Sphingobacteriales bacterium genomic sequence CCCGGAAAATCTGCATGTAACGCTGGTTTTCTTAGGCGATTTTCCTGAGAATCTCTTATCTTCCTTGTTGCAACATGTAGAAAATCAACTGTTTAAATCCAAGTCTTTTGAAATTGTTTTTGAAAAGTTTACCTATTATCCTTATAAAAAGCCGGTTATGATCTGGGGTAAATTTTTCGAAAATCCTCAATATTCAGGATTTGTCCGCTTGTTAAATAAAGCCTGTGAAGATTTTTATTTCGATCATCATCTCGAATTTACAGATCATCTGCATAAAGACCAGATACCGCACATTACCCTAAGCCGGTTGAAGAAGCAGCCCCACAACTTATTTCCACTCCCTGAAGCATTTAATTTACATGTTAGGCTGAATGTCAGTAAATATTGTCTTTATCAGTCTGAATTATTGTCAGACGGAGCACGCTACACCCTCTTGCATGATTTTAGCTTAAAGGCATGAAAAAAAAAGCTATGTCAGGCAAATACGATGTGATTGATTTCCAGAAAGATGTAATTGAAGAGAGCTATCATAAACCTGTATTGGTTGATTTTTGGGCTGCCTGGTGTCAGCCATGCCGTATGTTAGGGCCGGTACTTGAAAAGCTTGCAGAAGAAAATAAAGACCGTTTTAAGTTGGCCAAGCTGGATACCGAAAGTTTTCCGGAAATCGCCCGACAGTTTAATATCCGGAGTATTCCGGCTGTAAAACTTTTTGTAAAAGGAAAAGTTACGGCTGAATTTGCAGGAGCCTTACCCAAACAGGCAATTGAAAAATTTTTAAAACAGCATTTACCCGACAAAAACAGGGATGAACTGGAGGCCATTAAAAGCCGTATTCCTTATGGCGTCAATGGTGAGATCATTAAAAGGCTTGAGAATCTGATAGAAAAAGCACCTGAGCTGACAGAAGCCAAGTTTCTGTTGGCACGTCTGATAGTGCTTCAAAACCCTGAGAAAGCCAGGCAGTTAATATCTGATATTCATGCCGATTCACCTTTTTGTCTTCAGTCGGAATACCTGAGGAATTTTTGTCATTTCATGACCCTGAAAGATGAAGATTTTGAAGAAGGAAAAGTCAGGGAAAATCTTATTGAGGCAAGGAAGCTAATTCAGCAATCACAGTTTGATAAAGCGCTGGAAAATATCATACAGTCGTTGATGGTACAAAAGGAATATATGGACGGGCTTGCCCGTAAAACCGGAGTAGCCATCTTTACCATTCTTGGCAACGAACATGCGGCCACCAAAGCCTACCGGAGACGTTTTGATATGTCGCTGTACTGATACAACCTGAGTAAAAGACTTTTCGTCATCCGCATAT encodes the following:
- the trxA gene encoding thioredoxin, with product MKKKAMSGKYDVIDFQKDVIEESYHKPVLVDFWAAWCQPCRMLGPVLEKLAEENKDRFKLAKLDTESFPEIARQFNIRSIPAVKLFVKGKVTAEFAGALPKQAIEKFLKQHLPDKNRDELEAIKSRIPYGVNGEIIKRLENLIEKAPELTEAKFLLARLIVLQNPEKARQLISDIHADSPFCLQSEYLRNFCHFMTLKDEDFEEGKVRENLIEARKLIQQSQFDKALENIIQSLMVQKEYMDGLARKTGVAIFTILGNEHAATKAYRRRFDMSLY
- the thpR gene encoding RNA 2',3'-cyclic phosphodiesterase; the encoded protein is MKNLRIFFAIPLNEELSALCREFTEACENQSIRWIAPENLHVTLVFLGDFPENLLSSLLQHVENQLFKSKSFEIVFEKFTYYPYKKPVMIWGKFFENPQYSGFVRLLNKACEDFYFDHHLEFTDHLHKDQIPHITLSRLKKQPHNLFPLPEAFNLHVRLNVSKYCLYQSELLSDGARYTLLHDFSLKA